ATAGCGTTTACTTGCTTGAAATCTCCCTTCACTGAATACTGTCCCGCGGCCACGCCGTCCAGAATCATTCTGGTGTAAAGGATCTTGTTTAACTCTCTAGGCGCCAGGTTCTTGTAGAGTAAAGCCACGCCGTTCCTGAAATTAAGAAACGTTTTTCTGGGGTTTGCCTTGGGCAAGGTGCCGCCGCCCACGTGGTAGACCGTGCTGCCGCCGTGGTAATAGATTTGGTACCCCAGGTTCTGCAGGCGCCAGCAAAGGTCAATCTCCTCCATGTGCGCAAAGAACTCCTTTTCCAGGCCACCGGCTTGCCAATAGGCACTGGCCCTGATGAAAAGACAGGCGCCCGTGGCCCAGAAAACCGGAACCACATCATCATACTGCCCCTGGTCTTCCTCCACTGTATCAAACAGGCGTCCGCGACAGAAGGGGTACCCATAGGCATCTAGGAAGCCTCCGGCCGCACCGGCGTACTCAAAATGGGTGGGCTGCAGAAAAGATTTGATTTTTGGCTGGCATGCGGCAATGGAAGGCTCTCTCTCCAACAGGTCCACCATAGGGGTGAGCCAATTGGGCGTCACCTGCACATCTGAGTTCAGGAGCATATAAAAGGTAGCCTCTACCTGCTGCAGCGCCTGGTTATAACCCTCACAGAACCCGAAGTTCTCGGGTAATTGGATAAGCCGCACCTGTGGGTAATGTTGCCTGAGAAAGGCCACGGAGTCGTCTGAGGAGGCATTGTCGGCCACCACCAGTTGGGCGCCGGCGCTATGCTCCAGCACGCTGGGTAAAAATTGCTCTAACCAACGGCGGCCGTTCCAATTGAGGATGACCACCGCCACTTCTGCCAGACTATAAGCCAAAGTTGCTCAGGTCAAGTCCAGGGATATTGGGCATCATGCCGGCCGTCTGCTTCTTAATTTCCTCTTTTCCGCGTTCGCCAGCCTCGTCCAGGGCTTTGTTCACGGCAGCCACCACTAAATCGGCCAGCATTTCTTTATCTGCGGGGTTCATGAGGGTCTCATCCAACTCTACTTTCAACAGGCGGCGGTCACCGCTGGCGGTGGCTTTCACCATGCCTCCGCCGGCCTCGGCAGAAACAGTGATGTGACGAAGGTTGTCCTGGGCCTCTTTCATTTTGGCCTGCATTTCCTTCACCTTATTCATCATTCCCATCATGTCAAACATAAGCGCTTCTCTTTTTAGGTTTACTGGCATAACGGCAAAAACAGCCCCAGAGATACTTTCAGGAACCAATTCCTTTGCCAAGGCCAAAAGTAACCTATTTAAGGGAAAGTTGACAGGCTGAATAAGGCAGGAAGTGAAGGGGAGAAAATGCAGGATTCCGTTTTAAAGGTGTTTTCAGTAAAACGGACCCAAACCAGGAAGAGCCTTTATGCGTGGAGGCTACCGGAGTAAGGTCACTGTGCCTTTGCTCGTCACCTTTTTCCCGTTCACGTCTGTGGCCTCAAACCGATAAAGGTACGTTTCTGGCGGCGCGGGTTTACCGGCATAAGTACCGTCCCAGCCCAGTTTGGGGTCTTTGCTTTCAAAAACCACCTGGCCCCAGCGGTTGAGTACTTGCAAGTGAAAGCTAGAGGCGAAGGGGGTGCCCACCGCCCGGAAGACATCATTCAGGCCGTCACGGTTGGGGGTGAAGGCCGTTGGGAAGTGGAACTGGAAGCCCTGGTCAAGGGTGGTGATGCTGGAATAGCTTTGGTAGGTACCATCCTGGGAAACAGAGAGCAGGCGATACCTAAGCCGTTGGAAGGTTTTCTGGGGTTGGGCATCCAGGTAACTTTGCCCGGTCACCGTCTGGCTCCAGTACACTTCTCCCTGCTCATTGACCAGTTCCAGCGTCTGCCGGCCCACGCCTGAAGGAAACCCTTCATAGGCGTTCCAATTCAGTTTCACTGCCCCATTTGCCTGCAGCGATGCAGATAAAATTACGGGGCATGCCAAATTGCTGCGCGGCGACACCAACTGGCAGGAATCTGTATAGGCTACCTGATAACACAGAGGGGCGGATTGGTTGCCCGCAGTGGCGTCTACCGCGTTTTGAGGCTGTTTTTCTGAAAACAGGCTTAAAACACCGTTGCCCTGACTTCGGTAGATGGCCTGTTCTCTGAATGTTTCCTGGGCAGGAATGGTGGTTTGGAGCATTACCCTGTTTTGCAGGTCAAAGCTGGTCAGCAGGAAAGGCGCAGCAGGAGCCGTAGAGCCTTTAGTTTCAACCTGCACCGGCAGAGAGGCGCTTTGCGAACTGTTCTGAAGCAGGGCCACTACCTGATACGTATACAATCGGCCGCAGGCTACCTGGGTATCTGTGAAGGCGGTTTGGATGCCGGGCAGGTTCTGGTAGGGTTGGCCGCTACGTAAAATCTGGTAATTGACCACACTGCCGGGGCTTTCATTCACAGACCAGGAAAGTTGATTCTGGCGGTCTCCGGGGGTGACAGTTAAGCTTTGGGCACAGACGGTATTGGAGAAAATATCCTCGCGGCCCGAGCAAATGTTGGTGACCCGCACCCTGAAGCAGCCAGCAGGATTGGTAATAGCCACGGAATGCTGGCTTCTCCCGGCCGGTACATTGGAAAAGGTTTGCACAGCGGTATAAGAGCCGGCAGGCGAGGAGGCGCGTTCCACCACCAGGTCATTGACCCCGCTAGTCTGTAGCTGAATTTGGAGTGAAGAAGTCTGAAGCGTTATTTTTTCCAGAAAGGGGGCAGAGGGAGGGGCGGCGGCCTTTACCGTAAAGGTGCGCGGGCATTGGTTAAAGCCATTGGCCAATTGGGTGACCACGTAAGTACCTGGCGCCGTAAAGATATGCGAGGTCTGTTTGGCCGAGAAATCAAGGCCATCGCGGTTGTCAAAGTCATAGAACTCTGCCACGTTGGTCTGGCCGCTGTTGTCTTTGAAGGTGATCTGTTCTCCCACGCAGAAGGTTTCCACGGGCTGGTTCTGGGGATTGTACGCTAGAAAGCATTGACCGTGCGCCCCAGAAAAGAGCGCCCCGGCTAGCCAGAAAAGCAGAAATCCTCCTAATTTTCTCACGCCAATAATTCCTCAAACGGAAACTCCCTGATAAATCTGATGCTCTTTTCTAGATCGGGCTGCAAGACCCGGTCTTTTTCCAGGGCGGGTACCTGCGTCCGGTAAGCCGCCACCAGTTTCTCCAGCGCCGAAGACGTCTGCAAGGGCCTTCTAAACTCAAGGGCCTGTACGGCGGTCATTAATTCTATCGCCAGAATGCGCTCCACGTTCTGTACCACCTGGTAGGCTTTGGTAGCCCCGTTGGCGCCCATGCTTACGTGGTCTTCCTGCCCGTTAGAAGACACAATAGAGTCCACACTAGCCGGGGTGCACAGCTGTTTGTTCTGGCTCACGATGGAGGCGGCCGTGTACTGCGGAATCATGAACCCGGAGTTGAGGCCCGGCTCCTGGATCAGGAACTGGGGCAGACCCCGTTCCCCGGAAATGAGTTGGTACGTACGGCGCTCCGAGATGCTGCCCCACTCCGCCAGGGCGATGCTCAAGAAGTCCAGCGCCAGAGCCAGGGGCTGCCCATGGAAATTGCCCCCGGATAGGATCAAATCCTCTTCGGGGAAAACGTTGGGGTTGTCGGTGACGGAATTTACCTCGGTGGTGAAAACCTTCTCGGCGTATTCCAGGGCATCCAGGCTGGCGCCGTGCACCTGGGGCACGCACCGGAACGAATAAGGGTCCTGTACCTGGGCTTTAGGCTGCTGCTGGAGTTGGCTGCCGGCCAAAATCTGCAAAACCCTGGCGGCGATCTTCACCTGCCCGCCGTGCGGCCGGATGCGGTGGATCTCGGGGGAGAACGGGGCCTGCAAGCCGTCAAAGGCCTCCAGCGAAAGGGCTGCCAGGAAATCGGCGGCCAGGGAGACTTGCCGGGCCCTAAGGCAGATAATGGCTCCGTACGCTGACATCAATTGGGTTCCGTTCAACAGCGCTAATCCTTCCTTGGCCTGCAGTTTGATGGGCTCCCAACTGAAGATATCCAGCACCTCATGGCCCTGCAATTTAAAGTCCTGGAACCGCACTTCGCCTAAACCAATGAGCGGCAGGCAAAGATGGGCCAAAGGAGCCAGATCGCCGCTGGCACCCAAAGAACCCTGCTGGTAGACCACTGGAAAGATATCGCGGTTAAAGAAAGTAAGCAGCCTTTGCAGGGTGGTCAGTTGCACCCCACTGTGCCCGTAGGCCAGGGATTGCGCCTTTAAAAACAGCATCAGCCTCACTACTTCCTGCGGGACCTCGT
This Rufibacter radiotolerans DNA region includes the following protein-coding sequences:
- a CDS encoding glycosyltransferase family 2 protein; this encodes MAYSLAEVAVVILNWNGRRWLEQFLPSVLEHSAGAQLVVADNASSDDSVAFLRQHYPQVRLIQLPENFGFCEGYNQALQQVEATFYMLLNSDVQVTPNWLTPMVDLLEREPSIAACQPKIKSFLQPTHFEYAGAAGGFLDAYGYPFCRGRLFDTVEEDQGQYDDVVPVFWATGACLFIRASAYWQAGGLEKEFFAHMEEIDLCWRLQNLGYQIYYHGGSTVYHVGGGTLPKANPRKTFLNFRNGVALLYKNLAPRELNKILYTRMILDGVAAGQYSVKGDFKQVNAIWRAHRAFFKEKKNWDGKRQANAVKKPTSQLTGWYPQSVVWQYFIKGKKTFKSLNVPDGAALSS
- a CDS encoding YbaB/EbfC family nucleoid-associated protein, whose translation is MFDMMGMMNKVKEMQAKMKEAQDNLRHITVSAEAGGGMVKATASGDRRLLKVELDETLMNPADKEMLADLVVAAVNKALDEAGERGKEEIKKQTAGMMPNIPGLDLSNFGL
- a CDS encoding T9SS type B sorting domain-containing protein, encoding MRKLGGFLLFWLAGALFSGAHGQCFLAYNPQNQPVETFCVGEQITFKDNSGQTNVAEFYDFDNRDGLDFSAKQTSHIFTAPGTYVVTQLANGFNQCPRTFTVKAAAPPSAPFLEKITLQTSSLQIQLQTSGVNDLVVERASSPAGSYTAVQTFSNVPAGRSQHSVAITNPAGCFRVRVTNICSGREDIFSNTVCAQSLTVTPGDRQNQLSWSVNESPGSVVNYQILRSGQPYQNLPGIQTAFTDTQVACGRLYTYQVVALLQNSSQSASLPVQVETKGSTAPAAPFLLTSFDLQNRVMLQTTIPAQETFREQAIYRSQGNGVLSLFSEKQPQNAVDATAGNQSAPLCYQVAYTDSCQLVSPRSNLACPVILSASLQANGAVKLNWNAYEGFPSGVGRQTLELVNEQGEVYWSQTVTGQSYLDAQPQKTFQRLRYRLLSVSQDGTYQSYSSITTLDQGFQFHFPTAFTPNRDGLNDVFRAVGTPFASSFHLQVLNRWGQVVFESKDPKLGWDGTYAGKPAPPETYLYRFEATDVNGKKVTSKGTVTLLR
- the hutH gene encoding histidine ammonia-lyase, with translation MAQQHLISPQPLSLAQIKQVLQGSTQLALSEEAEQLVVRAHTFLHQHLKAAQKPVYGINTGFGALCNTTISNENLETLQRNLMMSHACGTGDEVPQEVVRLMLFLKAQSLAYGHSGVQLTTLQRLLTFFNRDIFPVVYQQGSLGASGDLAPLAHLCLPLIGLGEVRFQDFKLQGHEVLDIFSWEPIKLQAKEGLALLNGTQLMSAYGAIICLRARQVSLAADFLAALSLEAFDGLQAPFSPEIHRIRPHGGQVKIAARVLQILAGSQLQQQPKAQVQDPYSFRCVPQVHGASLDALEYAEKVFTTEVNSVTDNPNVFPEEDLILSGGNFHGQPLALALDFLSIALAEWGSISERRTYQLISGERGLPQFLIQEPGLNSGFMIPQYTAASIVSQNKQLCTPASVDSIVSSNGQEDHVSMGANGATKAYQVVQNVERILAIELMTAVQALEFRRPLQTSSALEKLVAAYRTQVPALEKDRVLQPDLEKSIRFIREFPFEELLA